The genomic interval TCAATAGGATTTGTACGAATCATGGATGTCGATAGAGTAGCTCCACATTGGTCATTTCCTTTATCAAAAGGTGGAACGTTGTTGTTCCCAACACGAACTTTAGCATCTCTCAGCCTATTACCTAGTTAGTTAGACAAAATGGACATATTGGGTAAGTACAATTATGTTTAAAAGATATctttaaaaagaataaaagtagcctaactaataaaatataatagtaaagcTGTAAAATtacgttaaatgttatttttatttttgctaaaaatgttttaacttgTTCTTACCGCAACAGTCTTCTCTGTTATATATCACAATCTTTGAAATAGGAATGGgtgatcctaaatcaacatacCACCAAGGATTTCCAGAATTCTCTatgaaaaattaaacaaatcagTTACTTCTATTCagtcattttacaatttattctggttttagaaatgtaataataaactTTTTCGACTAAgatctaatataataatacgaaaatatggtataaaatgtGAATATCCATGTTGCATTGTACTTACGGGTGTGGGTACATGTCTTTTTCCCAAAGTTTCCGTCGGTTTTTCCATCGATGGCTTTACCAGCAACAGCTCCAGAAGAACCATAATTAGAACTCTGTTTAGCTTCTACAAACTTTGTAACTTTCACGTTTACTAAAATTAGAAACCATAATACAGACGTTTTATTACACCGTGCAAAATAATTACAGTGGAAAGACATAGTCAACGGTATACATACCTGCGACggcttttaaaacaaaatatgcatTTTATTACAACTTCAgttgttttatttgtaaattacaaTATCTCTGAATGTGTGGAATTttacctgtaggcctactagatgGTGTCATTTCTTCTGTACTTATTTCTCCgcctttaaaacaaaaaattaatacgtttttttgtaattttgtaaatatgcatttttttcTACTTATTTGTAAATTACAGTATCTCTGAATGTATGGAATTttacctgtaggcctactagatgGTGTAATTTCTTCTGTAATTATTTCTCCgcctttaaaaaataaataaatacattttttttgtaattatttttgtaaatatgcattttttctACTTATTTGTAAATTACAATATCTCTGAATGTGTGGAACTTTACCTGTAGGCCTAGTAGATGGTGTATAATTTCTCTTATTTCATGAAAATGTCCTGTATCCCTTGTCTGACACGTGACTATGCAGTTTAAAATTGCAGTGAATGGGCATTTTCTATCACTGGTCGCAATGTTAAAATTTGATTACAACCTTCTCTAACTCATATTATTGCATTTCGCATAACACTCGATTTCACTACCGCAatgtaatataaaacatttcacattCGTAAAATAGCACGGTCAATATAATGGGCATTATACATACAGTTAGTCacaattttgaataatttaattaccgccaaacaaaataacatattggTTTAATAAATCATGTTTACACGACCGTCTATGGCACAGTTTACTGTTGCACCCCATCCCACCACGATTTACTTTTGATTTAGGCTATAAATTATACATTCTTACTTCTATCTGTATATAGTTCTACTTCACAAAGAGTGAGAAATTCCCGTCGAGGAAGATATACACTGACGTACTGTCCTGTGATTGGTGGGCTACACACAATTTCAATAGGATTTGTACGAATCATGGATGTCGATAGAGTAGCTCCACATTGGTCATTTCCTTTATCAAAAGGTGAAACGTTGTTGTTCCCAACACGAACTTTAGCATCTCTCAGCCTATTACCTAGTTAGTTAGACAAAATGGACATATTAGGTAAGTACAATTATGTTTAAAAGATATctttaaaaagaataaaagtagcctaactaataaaatataatagtaaagcTGTAAAATtacgttaaatgttatttttatttttgctaaaaatgttttaacttgTTCTTACCACAACAGTCTCCTCTGTTATATATCACAATCTTTGAAATAGGAATGGgtgatcctaaatcaacatacCACCAAGGATTTCCAGAATTCTCTatgaaaaattaaacaaatcagTTATTTCTCTATTCagtcattttacaatttattctggctttaaaaatgtaataataaactTTTTCGACTAAgatctaatataataataaatacggaaatatggtataaaatgtGTATATCCATGTTGCATTGTACTTACGGGTGTGGGTACACGTCTTTTTCCCAAAGTTTCCGTCGGTTTTTCCATCGATGGCTTTACCAGCAACAGCTCCAGAATAACCATAATTAGAACTCTGTTTAGCTTCTACAAACTTTGTAACTTTCACGTTTACTAAAATTAGAAACCATAATACAGACGTTTTATTACACCGTGCAAAATAATTACAGTGGAAAGACATAGTCAACGGTATACATACCTGCGACgtcttataaaacaaaatatgcatTTTATTACAACTTCAgttgttttatttgtaaattacaaTATATCTGAATTTGTGGAATTttacctgtaggcctactagatgGTGTCATTTCTTCTGTAATTATTTCTCCgcctttaaaacaaaaaattaatacgtttttttgtaattttgaaaatatgcatttttttcTACTTATTTGTAAATTACAATATCTCTGAATGTGTAGAATTttacctgtaggcctactagatgGTGTAATTTCTTCTGTAATTATTTCTCCgcctttaaaaaataaagaaatacatttttttgtaattttgtaaatatgcattttttctACTTATTTGTAAATTACAATATCTCTGAATGTGTGGAACTttacctgtaggcctactagatgGTGTAATTTCTTC from Antedon mediterranea chromosome 5, ecAntMedi1.1, whole genome shotgun sequence carries:
- the LOC140049859 gene encoding fucolectin-like, which encodes MTEKITPFSKPTGGEIITEEITPSSRPTGGEIITEEMTPSSRPTVNVKVTKFVEAKQSSNYGYSGAVAGKAIDGKTDGNFGKKTCTHTQNSGNPWWYVDLGSPIPISKIVIYNRGDCCGNRLRDAKVRVGNNNVSPFDKGNDQCGATLSTSMIRTNPIEIVCSPPITGQYVSVYLPRREFLTLCEVELYTDRSKNV